In Cyprinus carpio isolate SPL01 chromosome A1, ASM1834038v1, whole genome shotgun sequence, the following proteins share a genomic window:
- the tmx2b gene encoding thioredoxin-related transmembrane protein 2-B produces the protein MALLTPLFAFLYHLPQVYKWLLKPYYIASLFMCVAFLLVRKTPGICEHLSTQREDGNSCDFDWREVEILMFLSAIVMMKNRRAITIEQHLGNIILFSKVANVILFFRLDIRLGLLYLTLCIVFLMTCKPPLYMGPEYIKYFSDKTIDDELEKDNRVTWIVEFFANWSPECQSFASVYADLSLKYNCAGLKFGKVDIGRYSEVSKKYRVSTSPLSKQLPSLVLFQGGKEVMRRPQVDKKGRAVSWTFTEENIIREFNLNELYQKSKKLDKTKGEKFERPTESVFAPVPEEEEPEAETITAMDTESKKDK, from the exons ACAAATGGCTACTAAAGCCGTACTACATAGCCTCGTTATTTATGTGTGTGGCGTTCCTGCTTGTCCGCAAAACACCTGGGATCTGCGAACATCTTTCGACGCAGCGTGAGGATGGCAATTCATGCGATTTCGACTGG AGAGAGGTGGAGATACTGATGTTCTTAAGCGCTATAGTCATGATGAAGAACAGAAGAGCAA TTACCATTGAGCAGCACTTGGGGAACATCATCCTCTTTAGTAAAGTAGCCAATGTGATTCTGTTCTTCAGACTGGACATACGTTTGGGGCTTCTCTACTTGACATTGTGTATTG TTTTCCTGATGACCTGCAAACCTCCTCTCTACATGGGCCCTGAGTACATCAAGTACTTCAGTGATAAAACCATTGAT GACGAGTTGGAGAAGGATAACAGAGTGACCTGGATCGTGGAGTTTTTTGCTAACTGGTCACCAGAGTGTCAGTCTTTCGCCTCTGTTTATGCTGATCTGTCCTTGAA GTACAACTGTGCAGGGCTGAAATTTGGCAAGGTGGACATCGGTCGTTACAGCGAAGTATCCAAAAA GTACAGGGTCAGCACCTCTCCTCTCTCAAAGCAGCTGCCCTCTCTGGTGCTCTTCCAGGGAGGAAAGGAAGTTATGAGGCGCCCTCAGGTGGACAAAAAGGGACGGGCAGTGTCTTGGACCTTCACAGAG GAAAACATCATCCGCGAGTTTAACCTCAATGAGTTGTATCAGAAGTCGAAGAAGCTTGATAAGACTAAAGGAGAGAAGTTCGAGAGGCCGACTGAATCTGTGTTTGCCCCTGTGCCTGAAGAGGAGGAACCGGAGGCCGAGACCATCACTGCGATGGACACGGAGAGCAAGAAGGACAAATAG